In one Chitinophaga sancti genomic region, the following are encoded:
- a CDS encoding protein kinase family protein yields MPLRNFLLSIIQLADKSVISNLLSEDLSAVSLINQGMTNRNSLVRTNNHRYVVRVPGNGTDTFINRQHEWENYQLMSGLEISVGEIYYNKETSLRITPSIEDTFHASPTEKNKIAVISRLLKKFIVHRYSSRAISGG; encoded by the coding sequence ATGCCCCTGCGTAATTTCCTATTATCTATTATACAGTTAGCCGATAAAAGTGTGATCAGTAATTTACTGTCAGAAGATCTATCTGCTGTTTCCCTGATCAATCAGGGAATGACAAACCGGAATTCCCTGGTAAGAACGAACAATCATCGTTATGTAGTCCGGGTTCCGGGAAATGGTACTGACACATTTATCAATAGGCAGCATGAGTGGGAGAATTACCAGTTGATGTCCGGCCTGGAGATTAGCGTAGGAGAGATTTATTATAACAAAGAGACAAGTCTGCGGATTACTCCTTCTATAGAAGACACCTTCCATGCCAGCCCTACGGAAAAAAACAAAATTGCTGTAATCAGCCGCCTGTTAAAAAAGTTCATCGTGCACCGGTACAGCTCCCGGGCAATTTCAGGTGGGTAG
- a CDS encoding RagB/SusD family nutrient uptake outer membrane protein: protein MKIIRKYILGSFALLVLIVPVSCKREFLEIVPKGQTIAITTADYEKILNANYLVTQFTACVYEGDEMAALQPYFNNMDGSDLLRQQRLFKYEARVYNAADLPSEITGETNYIRKLYLFNKVINEVMDSKGGSEEQKRALLAEARTGRAICNFMFLSDFTKPYNAATADTDLGIPNLTVADVNQKDFKRGTLQAGYDQVISDLTESLPHLGALTHRRKISRLAAEFYLSRVYIAMNNFAAARTHLDAAFLEVQKAQIPMKLYDYTVVLDPENPGAAESWFPEGVLGLNNVPIAANNTEIIYNINAGWFQFQAVNAFVFSPQTAALYAPTDRRLNLYSPFKLFTTTAYPLGMRRRNTDFFNGINVGPSLPDLYLMRAECKARANDLSGAVADLEVLRAKRIAGTAALVPSGIASNQKDLVKFILDERIREFAITGLRWLDMRRLSVDPVYSNHIDFTHMIYGPNGVVTATYQLKPERFALKFGERMLNENKGLEENP, encoded by the coding sequence ATGAAAATTATTCGAAAATATATTTTAGGTTCATTCGCGCTGTTGGTGCTGATCGTTCCGGTATCCTGTAAACGTGAATTCCTGGAGATTGTACCTAAAGGTCAGACGATCGCTATAACTACAGCCGATTATGAGAAGATATTGAATGCAAATTATTTGGTAACCCAGTTCACCGCTTGCGTATATGAAGGCGATGAGATGGCTGCCTTGCAGCCTTATTTTAATAACATGGATGGCTCTGATTTGCTCCGGCAGCAACGTTTATTCAAGTATGAAGCGCGGGTATACAATGCTGCAGACTTGCCCAGCGAGATTACAGGGGAAACAAACTATATCAGGAAACTTTACCTTTTTAATAAAGTCATTAATGAAGTCATGGATTCTAAAGGCGGAAGCGAAGAACAGAAACGTGCATTGCTCGCTGAAGCCAGGACGGGACGGGCAATCTGTAACTTCATGTTTTTATCCGATTTCACCAAACCCTATAATGCTGCTACTGCGGATACCGATTTGGGTATCCCAAACCTTACTGTCGCAGATGTGAATCAAAAGGATTTTAAAAGAGGAACTTTGCAGGCAGGATATGATCAGGTAATCAGCGATCTAACTGAATCATTGCCTCATTTGGGTGCGCTTACACATCGTCGCAAGATTTCCAGATTGGCAGCAGAATTCTACCTTTCAAGGGTTTATATAGCGATGAATAATTTCGCCGCAGCCAGAACACATCTTGACGCTGCGTTTTTAGAGGTTCAAAAGGCTCAGATTCCTATGAAACTGTATGACTATACAGTGGTGCTGGATCCGGAAAATCCAGGTGCAGCAGAATCCTGGTTTCCGGAAGGCGTTTTAGGTCTGAACAATGTCCCTATTGCGGCCAACAATACAGAAATTATCTATAATATCAATGCAGGCTGGTTTCAATTTCAAGCTGTTAACGCATTTGTTTTTAGTCCGCAAACCGCTGCGTTATATGCCCCAACTGACAGACGTCTAAACTTGTATTCGCCTTTCAAATTGTTTACAACTACAGCATATCCATTGGGAATGAGACGTCGGAATACAGATTTCTTTAATGGAATAAATGTCGGGCCCTCGCTACCTGATCTATATTTAATGCGTGCAGAGTGTAAGGCCAGGGCAAATGACCTATCGGGGGCGGTAGCGGATTTGGAAGTTTTGCGCGCTAAGCGCATTGCTGGCACAGCCGCCCTTGTTCCTTCCGGTATTGCTTCAAACCAAAAAGACCTGGTGAAATTTATTTTGGATGAACGCATTCGTGAATTCGCCATCACTGGTTTACGCTGGCTGGATATGCGTCGTCTTTCTGTCGACCCGGTATACAGCAATCACATTGATTTTACACACATGATTTACGGTCCGAACGGCGTAGTGACCGCTACGTATCAACTTAAACCTGAAAGGTTCGCACTGAAATTCGGAGAGCGGATGCTTAACGAAAACAAAGGTTTAGAAGAAAATCCATAG
- a CDS encoding SusC/RagA family TonB-linked outer membrane protein yields MRLTAVILIVSVMQVSASLFGQQITINRKNASLESLLKEIRAQSSYDFFYDGKIIPKNKVVDISLKNADINEALKKILAGSSLSYTIEGKIVTIRKSMPTIIDKVTSLFTRIDIKGIVADEQGKPLPGASVFIKDSQIRTTTNKDGEFFLQNVEDSATVLIGYVGYQPVQRTALPNMGTIQMTPSTSNLKEIEVKFNTGYQEISRERAAGSFAKPDLKVMLNRTSTPNILTRLEGLAPGLTTRGPGGLLVRGQSSLPTGDNPLTTTRPLIVIDGIEFEGNIEQVNPQDVEDITILKDATSASIWGAKAANGVIVITTKKGKAGERLTFNYDGYYAFQGRPDLDYVKRMNSQQFIALSRELFPQFFPYFPDWETVNTTFGNLPHLQIQYDRARNLIPQEQADFKLDSLAQLSNTDQIADLFVRNASTINQTLSVSGGGKAHTFYGSLNHVGTQSNTPGEQYNQYKINLNNNLIINKRITAFINADLTNTVTRNGNTYKPDRNIVPYQRFKDANSNPLNINYLGNYKDIPLQDSIRTIYKSLSRINLDYNPVLEQNTAYSSSNGIFARLVGGVKVNLLKGLDFQGTYGYNLGNTNTRTVRQQDNYEMRSQVVQFTQAEDATVAPVYNLPQIGGSLNTTTSSTRAWTIRNQLVFNRDWKQHQFTLMAGQQATSNTPVTTTATYYGWEDQLQTSRPVDLASLSKGISGASGFATLPNNVGGSEGRIARTTSYFANLGYTFDRKYTLNASWRIDESNLFGRDKSAQNRPVYSIGGKWALGSELFMETATWLSQLDVRLTYGITGNAPFAGAAASYDILTAQSDPNYVTGAGYLLSSPRNTKLTWEGTKVYNAGVDFSIFENRLSGSVDGYIKKTEDLIGQLATSPLSGYDNVIGNYGNLDNKGIDIGLNSINISTSDFSWSTGLTFSYNKNKLTRLLSNPPVTGDELTLRERMVGYPLYTLFIYNYGGLNANGDPQVRLADGTVTSEINVTKPEDILYAGTTQPVWSGGLQNNFQYKSFNLIASIIYSGGYTITNNSNPATNESIPGNNSLPLEFLNRWKAPGDEKRTDIPRYVPSGDLASARNIGYFNQSQRYALNGAYIKLRDITLSYGLPQTLVKSMHAQDVSFRFQVNNLLLWTANKNGIDPEFLGMTRDAQGTISLGAHISF; encoded by the coding sequence ATGCGATTAACCGCCGTAATACTAATAGTATCTGTTATGCAGGTCAGTGCTTCCTTATTCGGCCAGCAAATCACCATTAACCGCAAAAATGCTTCCCTGGAGTCGCTGTTAAAAGAAATCCGGGCGCAAAGCAGCTATGATTTCTTTTACGACGGGAAAATAATTCCTAAAAACAAAGTGGTTGATATCAGTTTGAAAAATGCTGACATCAACGAAGCACTCAAAAAGATTTTGGCAGGATCTTCACTCAGCTATACCATTGAAGGTAAAATTGTGACCATCCGGAAAAGTATGCCTACAATTATTGATAAGGTCACTTCACTGTTTACCAGGATAGATATAAAGGGAATAGTGGCTGATGAGCAAGGCAAACCTTTACCGGGCGCCTCTGTGTTTATCAAGGATTCCCAGATCAGAACGACCACGAATAAAGATGGAGAATTTTTCTTGCAAAATGTGGAAGACAGTGCCACGGTGCTAATTGGTTATGTTGGCTACCAGCCAGTCCAGCGTACCGCTTTACCCAATATGGGAACAATTCAAATGACTCCTTCAACCAGCAACCTGAAGGAAATAGAAGTTAAATTCAATACGGGCTACCAGGAAATATCCCGGGAACGCGCCGCAGGATCGTTTGCGAAACCAGATCTTAAAGTGATGCTTAACCGGACCAGTACTCCAAATATTTTAACGCGTTTGGAAGGATTGGCTCCGGGTTTGACTACACGTGGCCCAGGCGGTCTACTTGTACGCGGTCAAAGCTCTCTGCCAACAGGCGACAACCCCCTAACTACTACCAGACCCTTAATTGTAATAGATGGGATTGAATTTGAAGGCAACATTGAACAGGTAAACCCGCAGGATGTTGAAGATATCACCATCCTGAAGGATGCAACATCAGCCTCCATCTGGGGTGCAAAAGCAGCAAATGGCGTCATCGTAATTACCACAAAAAAAGGCAAAGCAGGTGAACGGCTGACGTTCAACTACGACGGATATTATGCATTTCAGGGTCGGCCGGACCTTGATTATGTCAAGCGAATGAATTCGCAGCAGTTTATCGCCCTCTCCAGGGAACTGTTTCCACAATTTTTCCCGTATTTTCCGGACTGGGAAACTGTTAATACTACCTTTGGAAACCTGCCTCATTTGCAGATACAATATGACCGCGCCCGAAACCTGATTCCCCAGGAACAGGCGGATTTTAAACTGGACAGTCTGGCCCAACTCTCCAATACCGATCAGATTGCAGATCTTTTTGTTAGAAATGCAAGTACGATAAACCAGACATTATCTGTTTCCGGTGGTGGAAAGGCGCATACCTTTTATGGTTCATTAAATCACGTTGGTACGCAAAGCAATACACCGGGAGAACAATACAATCAGTACAAAATTAATCTGAACAACAACCTGATCATCAATAAGAGGATAACGGCTTTCATAAATGCAGACCTGACCAATACGGTGACCAGAAATGGCAATACCTATAAGCCCGACCGTAACATTGTTCCTTATCAAAGGTTCAAGGATGCAAATAGCAATCCTTTGAACATTAATTATTTAGGCAACTATAAAGATATTCCCCTCCAAGATTCCATCAGGACCATCTATAAGTCACTAAGCCGCATCAATCTAGACTATAATCCAGTGCTTGAACAGAACACCGCTTACAGTAGCAGCAATGGGATTTTTGCCAGGTTGGTCGGTGGGGTTAAGGTGAACCTTTTGAAAGGACTGGATTTCCAGGGGACCTATGGTTATAACCTTGGCAACACCAATACCCGGACAGTGAGGCAGCAAGACAATTATGAGATGAGAAGCCAGGTTGTGCAATTTACACAGGCAGAAGATGCTACAGTCGCTCCCGTTTACAACCTTCCACAAATAGGTGGCAGTTTGAATACCACAACCAGCTCCACTAGGGCCTGGACAATAAGAAACCAATTGGTATTTAATCGCGATTGGAAGCAGCATCAATTCACCCTGATGGCAGGACAGCAAGCGACCAGCAACACGCCGGTTACTACAACAGCAACTTACTATGGCTGGGAAGATCAGTTGCAAACTTCAAGGCCAGTAGATTTGGCGAGTTTAAGTAAAGGAATTAGTGGGGCCAGCGGGTTCGCAACATTACCAAACAATGTTGGTGGTTCAGAGGGACGCATTGCCAGAACCACTTCCTATTTTGCTAACCTGGGTTATACTTTCGATAGGAAATATACGTTGAACGCTAGTTGGAGAATTGATGAGAGTAATTTGTTCGGGAGGGATAAATCTGCACAGAACAGACCAGTTTACAGCATTGGTGGTAAATGGGCCTTAGGTAGTGAACTATTTATGGAAACGGCGACCTGGCTTAGTCAACTGGATGTTCGTCTGACCTATGGAATTACTGGTAATGCCCCTTTTGCTGGAGCGGCAGCATCTTACGATATTCTGACTGCTCAAAGTGACCCAAATTATGTGACGGGAGCAGGCTATTTATTAAGTTCCCCGCGTAACACCAAGCTGACCTGGGAAGGTACAAAGGTTTACAATGCGGGTGTTGACTTTTCCATATTTGAAAACCGGTTGAGTGGATCAGTTGATGGGTATATTAAGAAAACGGAAGACCTGATTGGTCAACTGGCCACTTCGCCGCTATCAGGTTATGACAATGTCATTGGCAATTACGGTAATTTAGATAATAAAGGGATAGACATTGGATTGAATTCCATAAACATCAGCACTAGTGACTTTAGCTGGAGTACAGGGCTGACCTTTAGCTACAATAAAAACAAATTAACGCGTCTGCTTTCGAATCCGCCGGTTACAGGGGATGAACTGACGTTGCGGGAAAGAATGGTAGGTTATCCTTTATATACACTCTTCATTTACAATTACGGAGGCTTAAATGCTAATGGGGATCCACAGGTTAGACTTGCAGATGGTACAGTAACCTCAGAAATCAATGTAACTAAACCAGAAGATATTCTTTACGCAGGTACTACCCAACCCGTTTGGTCAGGTGGGCTTCAGAATAATTTTCAGTATAAATCCTTCAATCTGATAGCAAGCATAATTTACAGCGGAGGTTATACTATCACCAACAACAGCAATCCCGCAACAAATGAATCCATTCCCGGTAACAATTCGCTGCCATTGGAATTTTTGAACCGCTGGAAGGCCCCGGGTGATGAGAAAAGAACCGATATACCTAGATATGTACCTTCGGGTGACCTGGCAAGTGCCCGCAATATCGGCTACTTTAATCAGTCGCAGCGATATGCCCTAAATGGAGCATATATCAAACTCCGCGACATCACCTTATCCTATGGCCTTCCGCAAACGTTGGTGAAATCAATGCATGCACAGGATGTTTCCTTCCGATTCCAGGTAAACAATTTATTATTATGGACTGCCAATAAAAACGGCATAGACCCGGAATTTTTAGGTATGACACGCGACGCCCAGGGAACAATCAGTCTGGGTGCACACATTAGTTTCTAA
- a CDS encoding TlpA disulfide reductase family protein, which produces MNKLMILATACMLPVLSNAQTAYHIKGQLPTGHQAIKAVMSYPPDDKGGEYKSDTALIRNGQFGFSGKIGRPQLAELNLIIPRSKAKPDQQKSSGEGGNMKNVGLFYLDGEINVTFDREGMASYTGGGNEQKAWEYYGSEFSKRSNAADKNTDGIALIAEATREVIRSFPDSYVSVDLLDIFTQAAINPDVVGPMYDGLSKRMHQSEKVLNWKPKLDKARDLVSGKVVAPEFTLNDTDGHPVSLSAYRGNYVLVDFWASWCVPCRGENPNVLAAYEKYKNKNFKVLGISLDTEKKLWLKAIKEDKLPWKQVCDFKAEQGKAAKAYEISSIPSNVLIDPNGKIVGKDLRGSALHDRLAELIR; this is translated from the coding sequence ATGAATAAACTAATGATCTTGGCAACAGCTTGTATGTTGCCGGTATTGTCAAATGCACAAACCGCTTATCACATTAAAGGACAGTTGCCAACTGGCCACCAGGCAATTAAAGCGGTCATGTCTTACCCGCCTGATGATAAAGGAGGAGAATACAAATCAGACACCGCGCTGATCAGAAATGGACAATTTGGGTTCAGCGGAAAGATCGGAAGGCCTCAGCTTGCGGAGCTTAACTTAATCATACCGCGTTCTAAGGCGAAGCCGGATCAGCAGAAATCGTCTGGCGAAGGTGGAAACATGAAAAATGTGGGCTTATTTTACCTTGACGGTGAAATCAATGTAACCTTTGATCGTGAAGGAATGGCGTCGTATACGGGTGGAGGAAATGAACAAAAAGCATGGGAGTATTATGGAAGTGAGTTCAGCAAGCGATCAAATGCTGCAGATAAAAACACGGATGGTATAGCGCTTATTGCTGAAGCAACCAGGGAAGTGATCCGTAGCTTTCCTGACAGTTACGTCAGCGTTGATCTGTTAGATATATTTACTCAGGCAGCCATAAATCCTGATGTTGTCGGACCGATGTACGATGGATTGAGTAAGCGCATGCACCAATCTGAGAAGGTGTTGAACTGGAAACCGAAATTAGACAAGGCTAGAGATCTCGTAAGCGGAAAAGTTGTAGCTCCCGAATTTACCCTTAATGATACAGATGGTCATCCTGTTTCCCTAAGCGCTTACAGGGGCAACTATGTTTTAGTTGATTTTTGGGCCAGCTGGTGTGTCCCATGTCGCGGTGAGAACCCCAATGTTTTAGCCGCCTACGAAAAGTATAAGAACAAAAACTTCAAGGTGTTGGGCATTTCGCTGGATACTGAAAAAAAGTTGTGGCTGAAAGCAATTAAAGAGGATAAGCTTCCCTGGAAACAGGTTTGCGACTTTAAGGCCGAACAAGGTAAGGCAGCAAAGGCCTACGAGATCTCTAGCATACCCTCCAATGTATTGATCGATCCCAACGGCAAAATTGTGGGTAAAGACCTCAGAGGTAGTGCGCTCCATGACCGCCTGGCAGAATTAATCAGATAA
- a CDS encoding RNA polymerase sigma-70 factor has translation MGGSLKDNARLLADVARRDQKAFRLIYDTYGKKVYTYALQLLHSEIEAEEMVQDVFLKLWLMGDRILEIENLESYLRTTTKHRSLNVLRRLVLEGRIEKALGKEWREENTEIEDEILIQDVREILSRAVDSLPKQQKEVYILCQQRGLKYEEAAQQLNLSPLTVQTHVKRALRSVRAFVKANTDIAAILIILKLL, from the coding sequence ATGGGTGGTTCACTTAAAGACAATGCAAGGCTTTTAGCTGATGTAGCCCGGCGAGATCAAAAGGCTTTCCGTTTGATCTATGATACTTACGGCAAGAAGGTATACACCTACGCTTTACAGTTGCTACACTCGGAGATAGAAGCGGAAGAAATGGTGCAGGATGTTTTTTTGAAGCTATGGCTTATGGGCGACCGCATCCTTGAAATAGAAAACCTGGAATCCTATCTGCGGACGACGACGAAACACCGATCTTTAAACGTGCTGCGTAGGCTCGTGCTCGAAGGGAGAATAGAAAAAGCCCTTGGCAAAGAATGGAGGGAGGAAAATACTGAGATTGAAGATGAAATTCTTATTCAGGATGTGCGCGAAATACTCAGCCGTGCCGTTGATTCCTTACCCAAACAACAGAAGGAAGTCTATATATTATGTCAGCAACGGGGCCTAAAATATGAGGAGGCCGCTCAGCAACTGAACCTTTCCCCTTTGACCGTACAAACCCATGTTAAACGTGCGCTGAGATCCGTGCGCGCTTTCGTTAAAGCTAATACCGACATAGCGGCAATTTTGATTATATTAAAGCTGCTCTGA
- a CDS encoding FecR family protein translates to MDTNNIDALYKRYLEKKMSPQELEEFRLLILDTGREDLLGERMERHWNELTEDTMIFLPENKADQLFSGIISQPLPKVRKVRLLSRISIAAAAVGIIAGGISLFFTSHKFKAATELGNQTHGAPGMNSATLTLSNGRAIRLSDAASGELAADAGVVISKSPTGQLIYEIKGNSGHGGINKLSTANGETYQIRLPDGSDVWLNSASNLSYAPDLLSDGKRTVQLEGEAYFSITKDQAHPFIVQSKGQQIEVLGTQFNVNAYADEPVVATTLLKGAVSITTGKQKKRIYPGEQAQLSAGQLSVQKVDVDNIIDWKNGDFALNHVEFKTAMRKIARWYDMEIVYDRGVPDNLESGGWISRQQPLSAVLKSIEASGLVKFRVKGRKIYVMQ, encoded by the coding sequence ATGGATACCAATAACATCGACGCACTGTATAAGCGATATTTGGAAAAAAAGATGTCTCCACAGGAGCTGGAGGAGTTTCGGCTGCTCATACTCGATACCGGCAGAGAAGATCTGCTGGGCGAGCGAATGGAAAGACACTGGAATGAGTTAACCGAGGACACGATGATCTTTTTGCCGGAAAATAAGGCGGATCAGCTATTCAGCGGGATTATCAGTCAGCCGCTGCCCAAGGTACGGAAGGTAAGGCTCTTGTCGCGCATCTCCATTGCCGCTGCCGCCGTCGGTATCATCGCTGGGGGCATTTCTCTGTTTTTTACTTCCCATAAATTTAAAGCTGCTACGGAGCTGGGAAATCAGACACATGGTGCACCCGGCATGAACAGCGCAACGCTTACCCTTTCTAATGGCAGAGCCATCAGGCTTTCTGATGCGGCCAGTGGCGAACTGGCAGCGGATGCTGGTGTAGTGATCAGTAAGTCGCCCACAGGGCAGCTGATATATGAGATCAAAGGAAATTCCGGACACGGAGGGATCAATAAACTATCTACCGCCAACGGCGAAACTTACCAGATCCGCCTGCCAGATGGATCTGATGTCTGGCTGAATTCAGCTTCAAATCTTAGCTACGCGCCAGATCTATTAAGTGATGGGAAGCGCACCGTTCAACTTGAAGGAGAAGCCTATTTCAGCATCACCAAGGATCAGGCACACCCGTTCATTGTTCAAAGCAAAGGTCAGCAGATTGAGGTACTCGGCACCCAGTTCAATGTCAATGCGTATGCAGATGAGCCTGTGGTAGCTACGACATTACTTAAAGGTGCTGTAAGCATCACTACAGGTAAACAGAAGAAAAGGATTTATCCTGGAGAGCAGGCACAATTAAGCGCAGGGCAGCTATCCGTACAGAAAGTTGACGTTGACAATATTATTGACTGGAAAAACGGAGACTTCGCACTCAATCACGTTGAGTTTAAAACCGCCATGAGAAAGATTGCCAGGTGGTATGATATGGAAATTGTCTATGATCGGGGTGTTCCAGACAACCTGGAGTCTGGTGGCTGGATATCCAGACAACAGCCGCTATCAGCCGTGCTGAAGTCCATCGAAGCGTCAGGATTAGTTAAGTTCAGGGTTAAAGGCCGAAAAATTTATGTAATGCAATAA
- a CDS encoding TlpA family protein disulfide reductase — MKRLLFFIIVFLVTISTFAQENHPVSWKCSSTKIGPFTYQIKLHATVQEPYHIYPQGSAGSMGMPTEFLFDEDDQVEFVGEMEEKGDEHKGMESLTYYNKGVTFTQTLKLKSERMATLAITIKYMACTNQMCLPPSKKHFTLELGDQAKEAVIVKKEKAKSSKETVAFEYEDFKMADMEGKTISSKNITAKSKYTFIDFWASWCAPCRAQGRELIPIYNNYKSKGFDVIAISLDTDINAWKKATQADGYTWTNLSDLKGFGSPISKKYNIIAIPRNLLIDQKGNIIAMNLHGKALEAKLAELFKI, encoded by the coding sequence ATGAAACGACTTCTTTTCTTTATAATAGTCTTTCTGGTGACCATTTCAACCTTTGCTCAGGAAAATCATCCGGTTTCCTGGAAATGCAGTAGTACAAAGATTGGCCCCTTCACTTATCAGATCAAATTGCACGCTACTGTCCAGGAACCCTATCACATTTATCCACAAGGTTCAGCAGGTAGTATGGGAATGCCTACAGAATTTTTGTTTGATGAGGATGACCAGGTAGAATTTGTTGGAGAGATGGAAGAGAAAGGAGATGAGCATAAAGGCATGGAGAGTCTGACATATTATAATAAAGGGGTAACCTTTACACAGACACTCAAACTGAAATCTGAAAGGATGGCTACTTTAGCCATTACTATTAAGTATATGGCCTGTACCAATCAGATGTGTCTTCCGCCATCAAAAAAGCACTTTACACTGGAGTTGGGTGATCAGGCCAAAGAAGCTGTAATAGTTAAAAAAGAAAAGGCAAAATCATCTAAAGAGACTGTAGCTTTTGAATATGAGGATTTCAAGATGGCTGACATGGAAGGGAAAACGATATCCTCTAAAAATATTACTGCAAAAAGTAAGTATACGTTTATTGACTTTTGGGCAAGCTGGTGTGCTCCATGCAGGGCGCAGGGCCGGGAACTGATCCCGATATACAACAACTACAAATCTAAAGGTTTTGATGTAATTGCGATCTCCCTGGATACTGACATCAATGCCTGGAAGAAAGCAACACAGGCCGATGGCTACACCTGGACGAATCTGAGTGATCTGAAGGGATTCGGATCACCGATCAGCAAAAAATATAACATTATCGCGATCCCGAGAAACCTATTGATTGATCAGAAGGGAAATATTATTGCCATGAACTTGCATGGTAAAGCGCTGGAAGCCAAACTCGCCGAATTATTTAAGATATAA